In Citrus sinensis cultivar Valencia sweet orange chromosome 3, DVS_A1.0, whole genome shotgun sequence, the sequence TCTCATCAAATTCAGGCTAAGAATTTCAATGATTTCTGTCAGATCCATCACTTCAGATGGCTTACAGTCATTCCCCAGTTAATCAAAACCATTGAATTTCAGGCAGTGGAAGCATAAGAGAGATTATTGTGTTGGGCCATGTAAGTTAGACAAGAGGAGAGCCAATaagaaattggaaaaaaaagtaagaaacaTTAGTTACTTCTACAACGAACATACAAACCCAGAAAAATCACTCATAGCGAGTCAAACATAAGGTTAAGGTTTGCAAACCATGTAATTGTCACACTATAAACTATACAAACAGAGACCTGttgacaaaattgaaaataattccaTGAAAAAATCTGATCTAGAAAATTACTTGGGAACAATGGCACAATGTTGAGCAATTTGCAATTATGAGCTATCAGAAAGACATCAATTCATCAGCAGACATAAAACCTACATGTGTCCTGGAGTCTTCATCATGAAGTGAACCCATCCTTGTATCCAGTATTGCCAGCTGGGATTTAACCCAGCCTGGATTGTACCTGCCTTCTACCCACAAAGCTTCTCCAGTATCCTTGTGCTTGAAATCTGGATATTTTGGGTTTTtctgtaaataataaaaagaaattcaatcaatattcgcaaataaagattttaagaaCAAGCTGCAGGTTAACAGCTAATTTCAAGAATGCACATAATGCATTTGAAAACCTACAATATCAGAGCATTTTAGTACTCTTCGATTGGTTTCATTTATGATTATGAATTATAGTAATTGGCATGCTAATTCTAAACTGATCCATAACCAGTACCATTTATTCTATTCAGGTACCCAAATttctaataaatcaaaaggtTGATCAATAACCTCAATGTGGATGGAAACTGACTAACGCAGTACGTACATTATCTATTCTTCACTCCACGTTTTACAGTTCCATGCATGAGTAGACAAACAACCAAAACAAATGCAAACATCCTACCCAGGAATCTTGGAACACAAATACCATTCTAATCGGtaaatttaatcttaaaattaacCTAAACTCAAACCTAACTCTGCCACTAGCTAAATTTGAAAAGCATAAGCCACACCacaatagaaaataaagaacacaCAAACATATCAAGTTCATGAAGCAACCAAAAAGAATACCTTGTTTTTCCTATTATCCCACCACTCATTTGGACTAGCAAAAAAGGCTTGCCATAGCTCTTCAGTAGAACACATGTTATTTCCAGAACTATTGGCGTATTTTTTACCTGAAAGGAAATTGGTTTAAGAATCATTTTGATCTTTTCAAAACTATATTCATTTGTTAAGATATGACTTGCCTGCAGTCATAAAGTTAGATTCACTATCATAAGAGGACATTGATGGTGAGCTCCTCTCAACAAAATTCAGTTGCTGAACAACTACCTGCAAAAAATCAGAACCATCATAATCTACTCAGACAATCCAGTACTAACAATAATaggaaagaaataaatgcTATAAACAAAACCTTATAGTATGTCTGCTGTTGTCCATCACCACTTTCAACCACATCTGAAACCAGCCGGCCAGAGATATATATTTGTTGGCCTTTCTCTACATGCTGAGATGCAACATGTGCCAGCTCATCCCAGAAGGTCAAATTAATCCtagaaaagtttaaaattattactccAGAAAGAGGATAGCAATATGGCTTACTGATAAAGCATTCAAGTAGATGTATCTTCACAGAACAGGAAGCAAACGGATAACAGTATGGCTTGCTGAAAAAGCATTCAAGTAGATGTATCTTCACAGAACAGGAAGCAAACTAATAAATACATGCAACAGTTCAATTGCACAAGTGAGTAAATGTTAAATTAGTCATCAAATGAGGAAGCAAATAATGTTGCATCAGAAAGAAAAAGCGAGCAGGAGAATCTGACTTTCTACAAAGCAAAATGCTAGCCAGTCTACATAGCGTTGTTCAAAGTCATGAATCGGTTGCCTCCTTTCCTCCATTTTCTCCTCCCACCTGTATAAAGGAACCTCTCGCTCTCTCTCTAAGTTTACGCCAAGGCAATGCTATTAACTTGGCACTCCCGTTTATTAAGTAATTGGAAGACaaggataaataaaatactctCAGAATTGCAAAGTTACTGATGATTTTAACCTCACAAAATATACccaatttattcataaaatttttatcatttttttctttaactttaTCAAATTCCCATCAGCTTCAAACAAAAATAGCTAAGTTATAAGTAACAAGACAATTAACTTAAATTGTGTATACTGAAGTTTATGAGTCAAAATACCAGCTAGTTTGTGTGGCAGATTTTCTGACGGCGAGACGGGTCCAGGCGAGAACTTTACCGGAGGGGAGGTGCTTTGTTTCAATGGGGGTCCCAACGACGCCAATGAGGTGTACGGTGTTAGTGAGTTCCTTGTCCCACGGAATCTCTGGCGGCTTTGGGTAAGACACTTGACTACTGTACTGATGGTCTTTGCAATCAACTGAGCATCTCAATCTCAATTTCAAGGGCTGCCGGTGACTAATAAACCAAGCTTGCTTAGTTAGAGGATTTTGGGATGGGGACAGAGAGGGAATTTGAATGTTATTTGGAGATTTTCTTCGAACCGAAACCGAAAAGACGAGGTTTCTCGTTGATACGAGCGTTTGCTCTAACGCCATTCTTCTCTCGCTGTCTCCGTCTCTCTACCAATGAACTCTCTCTGATCTCTCTTCTCCACGCTTTCCTCTGCATATGTAATGTATGCAGAGCGATAGCGCTTGTGAATTTTGCAAAGCGATAGCGCAGCCGCACAGGCACATCTTGGAAGCATGATTGGACTTGATAGACTCGCTAAAGCCCATGGGCTTAGCCGATGACTGACTCCAAGTTATGGACTTACACATATCCTTcccttttctctttcttttctttcttttttttttttttttcaatttggcttttaaaaaatattaccaaAATATATTGGAATGATTGGATTCTCCATATTATGTttgttgaatatttttcagaaatatcaaaattttaaaatattttctaccACACATTAGGcaaacaaacaataaaaatagcCATAATAGCTAAAACTAAACATTAAGTGGGCGGAGAAATATTGTTTAGAACAGTAATGTTAAAGATGTGTATTTTATACTGAGTAACTATCTCTATACAAAGTCGAcagttaaaatatattttccaaataatgtaaattgtaacatacattacttgttttctttataaattaatatataatgtaACGATTTATATAAGACTTTGTCGAATTTTTTCAGAAGGAAATTTTGTACTTCAACTACATAATTGTAGCACAACTTTAGAGGCATAAGTCCTTATCTAAATTgtaaatggtaaaataaataaaagaactaAAACAGGAGTTATACACATGGGGTCCAGAACAAAACAAGACGGGGGccgaataataaaaaatccttTAAGGTTTATCAATTGGCCCAATTAAGAGAAAGCCCAACTTCAATTTGTCAAGAAGATAGAATGCGCGCAGTGCGCAGTACGCACCGGCGAATTTGTTTCTCCCACGGGTTGTGTCTGTGGTCGGGGTACCAAATCTGTGGCGTTACTCTTGTTGAGCTTAGAACTCGTCGAAAATGCTAGCTCGTCTCGCGGCCAAGCGTCTTCTCGAGATTCGTCCAGCAATCCGTCCATCTCTTCAGGTTTAGCTCTCGTTTTTCtcccctttttttaatttttattgttttacttATCCATAACACCTTCTTCGATCTAATTTCTTTAATCCgcgattttttttctctgtgcAGGCATCTCGATCTTTCTCCACTGCCTTGAACTATGTAAGGTTTTGATAATAGACTCCTTGATTGCATATAAATGATATactaattttaagttttatttatttatttatttttcggTGAAGCATCTTGATTCTCCAGATAACAATCCGGACCTTCCGTGGAAGTTCTCTGatacaaacaaagaaaaggtaGGATATAGTAGTATTGTATGGATTTAGTTTATGAAATCAAACATTAATGACACCTGCTTAAAGTTGCTGCATTTCATGATGTGTTCAATGGGCGGCATTTTCGTTAGTTGTAGATTGAAAAGCTTTCATTTCCCCCGGAATCAGTCTTGTGATTAGTTTGTTACatatagggatggcaatgggcgcCGCCCGTTGTGGGTTTGTCAATACTAAACTTTGCACccacacaaaatttaaattactaaatacaTTCGGAACCCACTGCggcttgtaatttttttaagaaaactcACTTACCGTGGGTTTTGACAATTATTGAACCTGTAATGGTACTTGGTGGAATTTTTGTGGGTTTtcacatttaaaatcacaaatgtttaatatgtaaatttataacaataacttaaaatagtaaaattgcacataaaatattcaattcttaatttaatcaatatcaatgtaaatgaaaaattaaaatttcaccaTCAATCCAACAATtactcaaatttaagtataaaatacacaagttcatcaaaactcaaaagtgttttcaattaattaaaaaaaaaccacaaattAATATCTAAAAGTAACAACGGACGGTGGAGGCAGCAGCAATGGCTACAGAATCAGTGACAGCAGTAGCCGCAGAATCAGCGGCCCCTGCGGCAGCTGCAACAGCACGGTGCTATTTTTGACAGAGAAGGGAGTTGGGTGCTGGCTGTTTGGATTGAGAAGGGTGTTGGGCGGCAGGGTAGGTGTGCAACTGATGGTCACAGCTAAAGGTAGATGACAGATCGGTTTCCTTTAGCTTACATTAGATGAGAGATCGGCTGGAGAAATAGATGGACTTTAGGGCTTACACGCTGCAGCTGCACGCGTGTTTAcacattttatatatttttaggtctaaatatttttttaattaaaattttaaaaaatatttgaaaaaaagtgcgggtttggtggatatccatgtGGGTATCCATTGGATATTTAGCAAAATACCAAACTCACGCGCAGCATAGTGCGGGTTTTGATTTGTGATACCAAACCTGTCCACAACCCGCAATGAACAAGTTTTGGCGCAGGCGTGTTTGGGTGAGTTTGTGGGtaccattgccatccctagttaCATAATACTTTGGGACCGAGCTTAATATAGGGAACTCAGTTGAATATTTAAGACAACTATAGGAGTCACTTTCTGCACACTCAtaagttctttttctttactgGTATGTTATGATATTGGAAACTAGCTCGTAATCAGCTGATGGGGATTGTAAACGAAGAATTTGTGTGTAAAATAAACTGGTTGTTTAGTCTTGAATGTCTTATGGGGAAAAATCAATGGttaaatgataatgataataataataataataataataaataaaaatctaaagtCTTGTTGGTTTAAGAAGGTTGCTGTAAACATAACTTCTTGCATTCTTCATGTTGGCTTTAGCAATTAGGAATGTTTTTCTCATAGAAGGTTACAGCCAAAGTTTAGTTGATTTTATCTAGAAACacgttacaattttttattgagtGTTCCTGAAATTTTAACTCATGCATGTATAGGTTAAGGAGATATTGTCTCACTATCCATCCAATTACAAGCAATCTGCAGTCATTCCACTGCTAGATCTTGCACAGCAGCAGCATGGAGGGTGGCTTCCTGTTTCAGCAATGAATGAGGTATGTTGGATGAGACTGTATGGAAGTTcttgtttcttattttatatgtttataCACATGTAATCATTAAGTATAATATGCCTTCATGACTTGTTTGTGTTTACCATAATGCTATCTGGTAGGGGAAATTTTCATTGGTGAAAACTTATTTatgcaaataaattaaaatgctgCTTATAAATTATCATACTATGGAGACAGGCTTTTGTAAGTTTTAACAGAAGATTATGATCCCCTTCCTGTACTCAGAATTTTAGAGgcttttcaagttatttgGGGTCTTGTTTAAATCAgtctttgttttattttcattgataATCCATCTCAAGGTTAAAATATTCCCTTTTTGGCTCTACCTCCGAAATCATGAGTTGCTGACAAAATTAAATGCTGATTCCTTGAAACTTTCATGGGGATGAGAAGTTAGCTGCTTCTTGGGTGATACTAGCACCCCAGGAAACTACTTCTTGTTCATGTTTTCAAGCACCTACtatcattatattttcttGTGGCTGATATTGTGATACGAATATTATCATAGAAGGCACTTCAGAATACAGTGATTATTCTGGCAACatttttaaatacttttttttttttaaaaaaagagtattCTGAAatacattttgaaaaatatagtaaaagTGGTATAACTTTTACATTTGATCTTGAATTCACACGTGCACTTGAAATGATTGCATATTCTGATCTTAGACTTGTAAAGAGTGCGTAAATTTATCTCCCAATCGATTCAGATTTTGTACTCTAGATTGTTTTGCCGGTGATTTTATTAGGGTTTGGGTTcaaaaacttaattatataaCTTTTACGTTAATCTCATCCATATGTAGTACTCCTTCTATGTTCAGTTAGGTTGGAAGGATGATTGTGCAGAtctttagttttaaaaatagcTGGAACCCTGCAATGGTTTAGAAAGAGGCACCTCATCTGGCATCATCTGAATATTGGTATTGTGCAATTATATTAGAGTAGTTCATGATGGTGATTGCAGgcatttttcaatttcctgTATGATATTTGCCTCTTCTAAGTCAATTAACTCAATTGGAAGCTGAATTAAAATCCCATATATTGTTCATAGGCTGTGAATGATTGTTGATTGAACATGTATTATGGTTGATGATACAGGTAGCTAAAATTATAGAGGTTGCTCCCATCCGTGTATATGAGGTTGCGACATTTTATTCAATGTTCAACAGATCAAAGGTGAAAAAGAGCTTTGTTTATATTGCCTATGCATCATTCAGTTTTCGTCAATGCCAGTTTCATCTTACCTGAATGGACATTTCCAATTCGTTTTCAGGTAGGCAAATACCACCTACTGGTCTGTGGCACAACACCTTGTATGGTACGTGGTTCACGAGAAATTGAAGATGCCTTACTGAAACACTTGGGCGTGAAGCGCAATGGTGGGTATTGTGTCGTTCTTATCTCATCTCTTCTCAAAAGAAAACTTTGCTTGTTACCTCACACTAACCCATGTTCAAATTTTGGTATTATTTGTGATGTGTAGAAGTAACTAAGGATGGCTTGTTCTCTGTTGGAGAAATGGAATGCATGGTTAGTCTTTACCCATTAACTGATATGAATCTgctttcctttatttttactGATGCTCTTCCTTGGACATACTGGCAAACCTTAATATAAGTGTTACAACTTATTGCTATTTTTCTTGCATCACAAATTATTTGCATTACTagaatgagagagaaaatattagGACTTGTATttgaactttaattatttgttttattgtagTAGTGTGTCTGATATGATTGTTTTTCTGCAGGGATGCTGTGTAAACGCTCCTATGATTACAGTGGCTGATTACTCCAATGGATCTGAAGGATATACTTACAATTATTATGTGGGTCCTTGAAGATCATCACTTTGATCTTGATTGCCAAGTATTGTGTATTTGACTCAAAAAGTTATTAGATATTTTGGAATCTTCTGATGATCTATTGTGTAAATGCAGGAAGATGTCACTCCGAAACGAGTTGTTGAGATAGTTGAAATGTTAAGGAGGGGGGAGAAGCTACCGGTAAGGAAATTCGGTGCAAGATATTGGGTTTCTGTCTTGGGTTTGTCCACTTGTTTTGGTTAATGATGTTATTGCTATGTTGTTTATCTGTATTTCAGCCCGGCACGCAAAATCCAAAGCGCATTAAGTCTGGGCCGGAAGGAGGGAATACAACTTTGCTAAGTGAACCAAAACCTCCTCCATGCCGGGATCTGGATGCCTGCTAAAGTTTGGGCAGATGTCATCTCCAATAATGCAAAGCTTGGATGTTTCAGGCTTGCctaggttttattttttttggttttaattgGTTCAACTCAACAATTTTTTGTACCTGCCAGTTTTGGCTTCTGGTGGATGTTCAGTTATATAAACTCCCCATCTTATTTCAAGTGAGATGACTAATTTACTTTCGTGTGCTGCCACTTTGATACCCTTTTGTTTGTAATGATAAACAACGACATACCGTAGCTGCACTATGCTTCTCTATAGTCTAAAACAGCTAATGCTATCCGGCACGGCAGTCATTAAGAAGTTATTgtactctttttgttttgttattattattattattattctttttttcaatcaaaattttgagcaGCAATATTGAGATGTGATTTCCACCGGCAATTGATCTCTAGCATCACTATATCAATTGAAAGGAACGGTACCCGGCCCAAGCCCAATGAGTAGGTTGTGGACGTGATGTATTCTGTTGGCTATGGAGGAACTCGATCCATACTGCCTCGTATTGATTgcttagtgttttttttttaataaggatGGTTCGCAGGTCCAGCTCCATTCTATATAGGATAAAGTTTTGAATTAACTGTCCACATCGTTTTATCAAAGTCCTCTTCTGACTTTTCCGTTGTGGACCTTGTGGTACTTGATGTACCGAAACTCTGTGTGCGTGCGCGTGCGTGTTGTCTTTCCCTGTCTCTATCATGTGTGACGGATAGCTGGATTATTTTGCAAACTGAGATTACTGATGTTGGAAATGCGCAATGATGAATGAACCAATCGGTAGATTGAGAGATTATTAGTCAATTGCAAActagatttttgtttttaggaGGTCAAGAATGAGTGgcgacttttttttttgttgggttaAATTAATAGATCGGGAATTTGACAAGAGAATTTCATAAACTATAATTCAATGTGATTAGCTTTTACCCATTAAAAGTCACTCTAATCCAATAGCTAAaggtcaaaaaaataataaactcaaAAAACAATTGAACTTCCAGTTTGGGACCGTAGTGCTGTCAGCCCCAAACAcgtaatatattataatacaaaGATATAAACAGTACCTGAGTTGGATGGGATGATCCCCGAAAGGAACACGCTAGGTTGGTTATTATCAACTAAATTCAgtaatagatttttcaaattttgtaccGCAGTAAATGACTTTAGAATTGAAAATCAGGTTCAGTTCAAATACgaaagtttaaatttatacCAAACGCAGTCCACCAATGCCAATGCCATCAGCCATCGTCAGCAGCCCCGTCGCCCTCCAATAATGAATGATTCAggagaaaatgagaaagaagTCAAATTACTTTTTGAAAACAAAGCCCACGCCTCCTCGACAAAGCAAGCACTATCATTTTATGTTGGACTGGGAAAACACTAAGCATTTTCAAACAACCAACCATTATCCATTCTACCTCTTCATTCCATTTCCTCTAAAAATACACtaatagaaattttatatACTTATCTCCCACTTTTTGGAGGTCCCACAATCCcactaacaaaaatttaagagCCCCACCCCCACTACAAAAGTGCTTCCATCATTATCCACTACCCCCACCATCGATACCAAAAAGCAGAGCATATCAAGTAAGCTTTGACAATTCCCCCTCCTTTACTTGAACCCTGTTTGACAAAAGCTAGCTATCaagaaaaggcaaaaaagGCAAGAGCTATGGCATCTGACTTTGATTGCAATTTGAAGCAAGGCAGAGAGAACAACTTATTTTCTGGGGTTAGAATGGGACAAATACGCTGTGGGACCCTTGGTGACTCTGGATtggattagattggattggaCCGGACCACGGGATGAGTACACTTTTCTAAAGTCTACGGAGGAGGATTAGTCTCAGGCTTCACAAGATTAGGGGATTCCGGTGGTTGCGAATGGTAAATTGCTGTGGCCAGTGAGATCGGCATTATGCAAAGAGCCTTTGATTGAAGGAACTGCATGGCAGCCCCAACATTTTCTTCCATGAGCTTAGCTACCTGTCGCTCTGTGCCATCATTTGACCATTTCTCCCAGGCTGGTTGGTTTCTTACCCCTTCACCAGATTCATCCTGAAGTAAAAGAGAAAGCTCAACTGACTAATCTAATTGtacagaattttttttttttaaaaaaaaaatttcttcttttgtttaatacCTCGACTGATGATAGTGGGAGGTCCGTTGTTACCAGTGGAGCCACAGCGCCAGGAGCGCCCACTCTACTCATACTCAAAACCTGTCAAATTGAtggataaaatattagtaagaGGAGGAATACAAactcaaaacaaacaaaaatgtcGTTGGTGTCCACATTTATCCAATTTCCTTGTGAAGGTGGCACACATTCCTATAACTTATGGACTAATCTAGCACTGTTGCATATGTAAGGCATATTCACCTTTCAAGGAACCCAACTTCATAATATAATGGACATCACAGAGATATTCTATTCTCAATGATTGAGCCTATTTAAAGGgcacaataatataattatggaGGCTAACATAGTGCACCTGACATCAATGACTccttgaataaaaatttttgacaAAAGATAACCCAAGGTGTACTGAGTAGAACATGCCACTGATGGAAGTCAAACTCTTGGTAAATGCAGCATTGGTCAGGGAATTGAAAGATTCCCAAAGCAACATATTTAGAGATGTTTCAACACAAACTATTGCcaattaaaataacacaataTTCACCATAGCATATGAAGGAAGTCTAATAGTCTAAAACAGAGTTATATGAATAAGGATAGAGGAAATCAATTACACTTCTTGACTTGACTTTTTCCATTGAACTAATATGGATATGTTCAGTAATTACTAAATCTAAAAGGATAATGGGATTATTTTACCTTCACTTGAAGCCTCAAAAACTTCACATAATCCACAATTTCATCAAGCATGGCTGCTCGATCAGTCTACACAAACGAAAACATACGTTAGTATTAAACCGAACAAGCACTGATTCAGTTACTATTAGTGTATTATGATTCATAAGATTTTAAGATTAACTTCACCAGTAGCCTCACTGCAATAAACCTATCACAAATCAGCAGTTCCCCAAACATATTTCAAAAACAAGAGAAAGCAATGAACTGGTTTTCCAGCAGGGTAAGCAATGGTGATCAACTATTGAGTcttaacaatttaaaattgagatcCGAAGGCATCCAACCTTTAACCATAGTCAATTACTAGTAGTTTTCATTATAACTGTTCATCTACCACTGGGtgctatttgtcaaaatcCAACAAAATAAGCATTTGATTACAAATCAGGTCAAGCAAATTGACCTGGATGATGTAGAAAATTCAGAAAACAAGTTGTAACAAAACAGCTTACACTTTTCCATATTTTGAAGACCAAATATTCGCAGTTTATGAATAAGATGAAGATGAGAATCAATGTCTTGGACACAATTAACTAACTGttctgaaaaagaaaggtctgTAAACAGTTGCTTGAAGGACACAACTGAAGTCAAAACCCACTTTTAAGGTCCAGAAGTGGGCAATTTGTAAAACAGCTTGGAGTGAGCTAAGAGCAGTTTTGACCAATGTGAAGTACTTTATATCACTGACCAAACATGAACAATCAAATATCTGATTTGAGCTCTGACATTAATCATTTATATGTTACCGtttaatttttcacaattttcaTTGATCATGCTTCAACAGGATGGAGAT encodes:
- the LOC102607845 gene encoding protein OSB2, chloroplastic-like encodes the protein MALEQTLVSTRNLVFSVSVRRKSPNNIQIPSLSPSQNPLTKQAWFISHRQPLKLRLRCSVDCKDHQYSSQVSYPKPPEIPWDKELTNTVHLIGVVGTPIETKHLPSGKVLAWTRLAVRKSATQTSWINLTFWDELAHVASQHVEKGQQIYISGRLVSDVVESGDGQQQTYYKVVVQQLNFVERSSPSMSSYDSESNFMTAGKKYANSSGNNMCSTEELWQAFFASPNEWWDNRKNKKNPKYPDFKHKDTGEALWVEGRYNPGWVKSQLAILDTRMGSLHDEDSRTHVGFMSADELMSF
- the LOC102608138 gene encoding NADH dehydrogenase [ubiquinone] flavoprotein 2, mitochondrial; the encoded protein is MLARLAAKRLLEIRPAIRPSLQASRSFSTALNYHLDSPDNNPDLPWKFSDTNKEKVKEILSHYPSNYKQSAVIPLLDLAQQQHGGWLPVSAMNEVAKIIEVAPIRVYEVATFYSMFNRSKVGKYHLLVCGTTPCMVRGSREIEDALLKHLGVKRNEVTKDGLFSVGEMECMGCCVNAPMITVADYSNGSEGYTYNYYEDVTPKRVVEIVEMLRRGEKLPPGTQNPKRIKSGPEGGNTTLLSEPKPPPCRDLDAC